Proteins encoded by one window of Acidobacteriota bacterium:
- a CDS encoding cupredoxin domain-containing protein, with product MSSLFVLWLLLTVPVSPADDGATAPQIVTIDTADFQFTPSEVTVERSRPVLFRVIARISPHAFQIPDLELEQVIFPPETGELLATFDEEGEVLFRCRFHHKQGMVGTVRVVEPGSLLEGAEDKVRGPR from the coding sequence ATGAGCTCCCTGTTCGTCCTCTGGCTTCTGCTGACCGTCCCCGTCTCACCGGCCGATGACGGCGCTACCGCACCGCAAATCGTCACCATCGACACCGCCGACTTTCAGTTCACTCCGTCGGAAGTCACCGTCGAGCGCAGTCGCCCGGTGCTCTTCCGGGTGATCGCGCGCATCTCACCGCACGCCTTCCAGATTCCCGACCTCGAGCTCGAGCAGGTGATCTTTCCGCCCGAAACCGGTGAGCTCCTGGCCACCTTCGACGAGGAGGGCGAGGTTCTCTTTCGCTGCCGCTTCCACCACAAGCAAGGCATGGTGGGGACGGTGCGAGTGGTCGAGCCTGGAAGCCTCCTGGAGGGCGCCGAAGACAAGGTTCGCGGGCCGCGATGA
- a CDS encoding DUF5916 domain-containing protein, producing MKAERTASGGDRSPAADRLVVAVLGLAVLAFPTLAESPAPDTAVPDLVALADTVGVRVDGVLDDPLWQRARRAETFVQREPEVGAPASESTFLQAGYDDSTLYLAVTCNDSEPDRIIAQEMRREISLGGDDSVAILLDTFHDHRNGYLFELNANGARRDLLITDEGQDIQASWDGVWFVATRRTATGWTAELAIPFTTLLFDPTADTWGLNVRRIIRRKNEEVYWSPLPLDAGITRVSLAGHLSGLELPKPGVDLQLKPFAVADSRDDRFAEGQPDEEGEIGLDAKWGITRSLTLNATVNTDFAETEVDALQVNLTRFSLFFPEKREFFLENAGLFDFGFGSSALGPPLLKVFHSRRIGIGPGGREIPLEWGTRLTGRVGPWGIGALHVASEGLDLDGQQLASPDRSSVLRLTRNVGERSRLGILATERDPEGRGSSRTYGIDAYANPLRQLRLSGFATRSESADGRGDGEAWGASASWTGSRWLASLSTTEVDEDFRPELGFLLRQGVRQYLPNVQFLPRPDWRGVRSLDFQILGEIVTDLEGEIETVSSSATLFGTRWQSGAYTSVFYDWNFEDLSGPFEIAAGVEIPAGDYVFPAAGVFFITSSRRRLSADGFVRYGDFYNGDRYDHELRLITRPSRFVGTETVWSYNDISLPSGDVEVSLIRQRVSLSLRPDFTIDTYLQFNAFADRATANVRLRWTYRPGADLFLVYNHNWDAPSVGDLSSRDSQILAKVTYRWDV from the coding sequence TTGAAAGCTGAGCGCACCGCCTCGGGCGGTGACCGGAGTCCTGCCGCCGACCGCCTGGTCGTCGCCGTCCTGGGCCTCGCGGTCCTGGCCTTTCCGACCCTCGCCGAAAGCCCGGCGCCGGACACCGCCGTCCCGGACCTCGTCGCCCTCGCCGACACCGTCGGCGTGCGCGTCGACGGCGTCCTCGACGACCCCCTGTGGCAGCGCGCCCGGCGCGCCGAGACCTTCGTCCAGCGGGAACCCGAGGTCGGCGCTCCGGCGAGCGAAAGTACTTTTCTCCAAGCCGGCTACGACGACTCGACCCTCTACCTCGCCGTGACCTGCAACGACTCCGAGCCGGATCGCATCATCGCCCAAGAGATGCGTCGTGAGATCTCCCTCGGCGGCGACGATTCCGTCGCCATCCTGCTCGACACCTTCCACGACCACCGCAACGGCTACCTCTTCGAGCTCAACGCCAACGGCGCCCGGCGCGACCTGCTGATCACCGACGAGGGCCAGGATATCCAGGCCTCCTGGGACGGTGTCTGGTTCGTCGCCACCCGCCGAACCGCCACCGGCTGGACCGCCGAGCTGGCGATCCCCTTCACCACCCTGCTCTTCGACCCCACGGCCGACACCTGGGGTCTGAACGTGCGGCGGATCATCCGACGGAAGAACGAAGAGGTCTACTGGTCGCCGTTACCCCTCGACGCCGGCATCACCCGCGTCTCCCTCGCCGGCCACCTGAGCGGCCTCGAGCTGCCGAAACCGGGTGTCGACCTCCAGCTCAAGCCCTTCGCCGTCGCCGACTCGCGAGACGATCGCTTCGCCGAGGGGCAGCCCGACGAGGAAGGTGAGATCGGCCTCGACGCCAAGTGGGGCATCACCCGCAGCCTGACCCTCAATGCCACCGTCAACACCGACTTCGCCGAGACCGAAGTCGATGCTCTGCAGGTCAACCTGACCCGTTTCTCGCTCTTTTTCCCCGAGAAGCGCGAGTTCTTCCTCGAGAACGCCGGCCTCTTCGACTTTGGATTCGGCTCCTCGGCCCTCGGGCCACCGCTTCTCAAGGTCTTCCACTCGCGCCGGATCGGCATCGGCCCGGGAGGCCGTGAGATCCCTCTGGAATGGGGCACTCGGCTCACCGGCCGGGTCGGGCCCTGGGGTATCGGGGCGCTGCACGTCGCCAGCGAGGGTCTCGACCTCGACGGCCAACAGCTGGCCTCACCGGACCGCTCCTCGGTGTTGCGCCTCACCCGCAACGTCGGGGAACGCTCGCGCCTCGGCATTCTCGCCACCGAACGTGATCCGGAGGGACGCGGTAGCAGCCGAACCTACGGCATCGACGCCTATGCCAACCCGCTGCGCCAGCTCCGCCTGAGCGGCTTCGCCACCCGCAGCGAATCCGCCGACGGTCGCGGCGACGGCGAAGCCTGGGGAGCCTCGGCGAGCTGGACCGGCTCCCGCTGGTTGGCGAGCCTGTCGACGACGGAGGTCGACGAAGACTTCCGGCCCGAGCTCGGCTTTCTGCTGCGCCAAGGAGTCCGGCAATACCTGCCGAACGTTCAGTTTCTGCCCCGCCCCGACTGGCGCGGCGTGCGCAGCCTCGACTTCCAGATTTTGGGGGAGATCGTCACCGACCTCGAGGGCGAGATCGAAACCGTGTCCTCTTCGGCCACCCTCTTCGGCACTCGCTGGCAAAGCGGCGCCTACACCTCGGTGTTCTACGACTGGAACTTCGAAGACCTCAGCGGTCCCTTCGAAATCGCTGCGGGAGTTGAGATTCCGGCCGGCGACTACGTTTTTCCAGCCGCCGGCGTGTTCTTCATCACCAGCTCCCGGCGGCGCCTCTCGGCGGACGGCTTCGTGCGCTATGGCGACTTCTACAACGGCGACCGCTACGACCACGAGCTGCGCCTGATCACCCGTCCGAGCCGCTTCGTCGGCACCGAAACGGTGTGGAGCTACAACGACATCTCGCTGCCCAGCGGCGACGTCGAGGTGTCGCTCATCCGCCAGCGTGTGAGCCTCTCCCTGCGACCGGATTTCACCATCGACACCTACCTGCAGTTCAACGCCTTCGCGGACCGCGCCACCGCCAATGTCCGTCTGCGCTGGACCTACCGCCCGGGCGCCGACCTCTTCCTGGTCTACAACCACAACTGGGACGCCCCGTCGGTCGGTGACCTCAGCTCCCGAGACTCTCAGATCCTGGCCAAAGTCACCTACCGGTGGGACGTCTAG